TCTGCCTTTATTATCACTGTATCGTAGTGAAAGATGATATCATCCGCAGTCCTGTGAAACCTCAGACCTGTTTTATTTCTTGAGGTATTCCTTTATGTCCAAAACCGTGTACTCCTTGTAGTGGAATATTGAAGCAGCGAGCGCCGCATCTGCCTTTCCGTCAGTAAGTGCCTCAACAATGTGGTCAAGGTTGCCTGCCCCCCCGCTTGCAATAATCGGGATATTGGTTTCTTGTGATATCGTTTTGTTGAGCGGGATGTCAAACCCTACTTTCGTGCCGTCGGCGTCCATGCTTGTGAGCAATATCTCGCCAGCTCCAAGTCTCTCAACTTCTTTTGCCCACCAGATGGCATCTACCCCGGTCTCATTCCTTCCTCCATATACATAGACCTCAAACCAGCATTTGCCCTCAGGCGTGTCTATCGTTATTTTGTCTTTGTCGTCACTGTAGACTCTTTTTGCATCTATGGCAGAAACGATGCACTGTGACCCGAATCTTTTAGCGCCTTCGCTGATGATTTTTGGGTTTTTCACGGCTGCCGTGTTTATGCCGATTTTGTCTGCGCCGGATTTTAAAATCCTCCTGATGTCTTCGACCGTGCTTATGCCTCCCCCTACGGTAAGTGGAATGAACACCTGGTCTACGGTATGCTCCACGATTTCAACCATCGTCTTTCGGCCGTCAGGAGACGCGCTAATATCAAGATAGACGATTTCATCCGCGCCCTGCTCGTCATACATCCTGGCAAGCTCAACGGGGTCTCCCGCATCCCTAAGATTTTTGAAATGGACGCCCTTTACAACCCGGCCGTCTTTTACGTCAAGACATGGGATAATACGCTTTGCAAGCATTATAAGACCCCGTCCTCCCTCATGAATTTGAGGCAGTCAAGCACTGAATATGACGCCCTTGTTATGCCCATGCTGTTGACGTTTGTGTCGGTGCCGACCAGATACAGTCCCTTAATTGGGCTTTGGGGCGAGGGTATGAAGCCATCTATTGTCGGTGTGGCTTTCTCTGGTACTGCAACCTGGAAATGCTCCATCTCTACCTGTTTTTCAATGTTTGGCAGGGCGGTGTAGATGGTATCAAGAGCCCTTTCTCGCTCTTTTTTGATGTCGTCTTCAATCACAAATGCAAAACCGACCAGCTGACGCCCCTTTGGTGCCAGATGCGAATCAAAATTGGATGTCGGCATTGCCCAGTATGGCTTTCCCTCCTCAAACCAGATTTCCGAGCCCATATAATCAAATTCCTTCATCCTGGACGCAAGGCCCAGCCAGACAGAGAGGGCTTTCGTCTGTTTTATTTGTTTTAAATCTTTAACATACTCTGGAGGTAAAGCAGAGTCGAGCACCCCTGGGAGGTCTTTAACATACCCTGAATAAACAACCGTGTCAGAATCATAGGAGTCTTTGGATGTCCCCACTCCTCTAACACTGCCATCTTCAACATGGATGTTGGTCACGGGTTCGCCCAGTCTTATATCAACCAGGTTCTGTGGCAGAGAATATTTTGCAGACTTAACAATTGCCTCAACGCCGCCGCGCGGATAGCACTGGTTATGTGACCCGTCGTGGCGTGCCAGCCTCGTGAACCTCGAAAATTGCTCTCTTGAAGCCAGTTTTGTTTCCTCCACATAGCCGCTGCCTCTGAGTATTCTCCAGATGGGTGTCTCCTTTGAGCTTCGACCACTCAAGAAAGGACATATCGCATCTATGAATTTTAGGGTTTTTTCAGATAGAGTGAAATCACTCATAAAATCATAAACCGAGATTTTCAGGTTGCTGTCATCTGTCAGAGTCAGCGCCATCGCCTTGGTTATTGCTTGAACCAATGAAAGCCTATCTCTCCTCGGTAGGATATCAAACATCATCCATTCTTTCAGTGTCCATGGAAAATCTGAGAACTTATCATGAGTTCTGACATGATATTTTTCGTGTGGTATGAACTGCGGTACAATATCGAAGTACTCGTTCATCAGTGTTACAAGCGGCCCATCTTTAAGTGCGGTGATGGCATGAGGGCCTATGTCCACCCTGTACCCCTGTGTATCATAGCTTCGTGCAAGCCCTCCGATATGCTCACCTTTTTCGATAATCAGCACTCTCTTTCTGTTCTTGCTTAAAGCCAGGGCAGAAAGAAGGCCGCTTATGCCGGCGCCAACAACTATTGCGTCATACTTCATGTGCAAACCTCGCGATTGTTATCTTAGTAAAACATATTTAAAGCACATCCTTATAGACTTAATGGTAAGGTGATAGACGTGCTTTGGGAAGTAAGAATCGCATACAAGCCGGGAGTCCAGGATTCAGAAGGGGAATCTGCCCTTAAGGGATTGCAGACACTCGGGTTTAAGAATATTGAAAGTGTGGGCACAGCAAAGGTATACAGGATTGAGGGAGATTATAAAAAAGACGAAATAGAACAGATGTGCAAACGCCTGCTGGCAAACCCTGTGAGCCAGGACTTTGAGATTGAGGAAATTGAATGAGCAGCGTGGCCCATATCAAGCTTTTAGACGCAAGTGACAAGAAGCTTTTGGAGATAAGCATGGAGGGGCAGTTGGCCCTCAATTTGATTGTATAGATTCATCTTCCATGAGTTTTCTTAACTCTTCTTTAGTATCAGCGCTGCAGGAAGCTCTATTCAGCCACTCTCTGAGGCTCTGTTTTAAAGGATAATGTTCAACTTTAATTGTATCAAATCCTTCTTTAAGAATTTTAATAAGTTCTGATTCCCTGTAAAGCCTGATATGAGAAGGGTCTCTTAGCTTTTCAAGTCTGTTTAAATAGTTAGAGTATTTCTGCTTTTCAGAGGATACACCATCAGCCAGAATAAAACTCCCTCCTTTTAAAAGAACTTCTGATATCTCTCTCAATACTCTTTCAGGCTCTGGAAAGTGATGGAAAGCAAACCTTGTGAAGACAACATTGAAGCTGGAGCTTCTGAAGGGTAGAGACTCGGCATCGCCGAGAACACTGTTTTTAAAGCTGTCTATTAGCATTCCCGGGGCAATGTCTATTCCAGCTGCAAACTCTACTCTTTTCGAGAGTCTTTTCAGGAGAAAACCTCTGCCGCAGGCAATATCAAGAGCTTTAAACCAGGGTTTTACCTCAGCCATCTTTATGAGTATATCAAGATGAGAAGTGTCTGAGAAGCATCCGCCTGAATACTTCCCTGCTCTGGAGCTGAAATGTTTTATGGCTTTAATTTTCTCTTTCATTAAAACTTCACCGGTGGCTTGCTCAAATGGCGCATGGCTATTGGTGGAGCAGAATAGAGCTTCTCTTCTATATGCCTTTCAAAAGGCTCCATAACCTTTTCCTGTGCCTTAGTACCACATTTCCTGCACCTGTAGCCCTG
This window of the archaeon BMS3Bbin15 genome carries:
- the hisF_2 gene encoding imidazole glycerol phosphate synthase subunit HisF, with the protein product MLAKRIIPCLDVKDGRVVKGVHFKNLRDAGDPVELARMYDEQGADEIVYLDISASPDGRKTMVEIVEHTVDQVFIPLTVGGGISTVEDIRRILKSGADKIGINTAAVKNPKIISEGAKRFGSQCIVSAIDAKRVYSDDKDKITIDTPEGKCWFEVYVYGGRNETGVDAIWWAKEVERLGAGEILLTSMDADGTKVGFDIPLNKTISQETNIPIIASGGAGNLDHIVEALTDGKADAALAASIFHYKEYTVLDIKEYLKK
- a CDS encoding phosphoribosylformylglycinamidine synthase — translated: MLWEVRIAYKPGVQDSEGESALKGLQTLGFKNIESVGTAKVYRIEGDYKKDEIEQMCKRLLANPVSQDFEIEEIE
- the ycgJ gene encoding putative methyltransferase YcgJ, with the protein product MKEKIKAIKHFSSRAGKYSGGCFSDTSHLDILIKMAEVKPWFKALDIACGRGFLLKRLSKRVEFAAGIDIAPGMLIDSFKNSVLGDAESLPFRSSSFNVVFTRFAFHHFPEPERVLREISEVLLKGGSFILADGVSSEKQKYSNYLNRLEKLRDPSHIRLYRESELIKILKEGFDTIKVEHYPLKQSLREWLNRASCSADTKEELRKLMEDESIQSN